The DNA window GTGCGGTCGCGGTGTGCGTGAACAATGCCGAGGATGCCGACCGCATCGTCGAGCTGGTGGCCCATCAGTTCCCGCAGGCCAAGCTGCTGGTGCGCTCGTTCGACCGCGAGCATTCGCTGCGGCTGATCCATGCCGGTGTGGATTTCCAGATCCGCGAAACCTTCGAGTCGGCGCTGCTGTTCGGGCAGGCCGCGCTCGTGGAGCTGGGTGCGGAGGAAGACGACGCGCGCGAGATCGCCGAGCAGATCCGCGAGCGCGACGCCGAGCGCTTCGAACTGGAAATGGCCGGCGGCAACCTGCGTGCCGGTGCGCACATGGTGTTCGGCAGCGCGCTGCCGGGTGTGCCGACGCCAACGCCGTTCACCGCGCCCAAGCGCAAGGCACGCACGCTCAATGCGGATGAAGTGCCGGAAGAAGAAGAGGAATGATTGCCACGCGCCGCGCTTCGCGCTCGCCGGGCATGGCCCGGCGCTACCGGGGTGTCGCGCGATTCGTGGGTAGCGCCGGGCCATGCCCGGCGAGCGCAGCGGGCGATCGCGGCGGTGGGCGAGGGGGCGTGAATCGGGGACAATAGCGTCCCCGCCGCCCCACGCCCGCACCCGATGACCGACTCCGCCCCCCAGCTTCCTGCCCGCATCCTCGATGGCCGCCGTATCGCCGAGGACCTGCTCGACAGCCTGAAGGTGCGGGTTGACGCCCGTGTTGCCGCCGGTGGCAGCCGCCCGGGCCTGGCCGTGGTGCTGGTGGGGGGCGACCCGGCCTCGACCGTGTACGTGCGCAACAAGCGCCGCGCGGCCGAGAAGGTGGGCATCGAAGCCTACGACTACGATCTGCCGGCCGGCACCACCGAGGCCGAGCTGCTCGACCTGATCGACCAGCTCAACGCCGACCCGAAGATCAACGGCATCCTGATCCAGCTGCCGCTGCCGGGCATCCCCGATGCGCGCCGCCTGATCCAGCGCATCGACCCGCGCAAGGACGTGGACGGCTTCCACCCGGAAAACGTCGGCCACCTGGCCCTGCGTGAGTTCGGCCTGCGCCCGTGCACCCCGCGTGGCATCACCACGCTGCTGGGCCACACCGACCAGCCGGTGCGCGGCCGCAACGCCACCATCGTCGGCGTCAGCAACCACGTTGGCCGGCCGATGGGCCTGGAGCTGCTGATTGCCGGCTGCACCGTCACCAGCTGCCACAAGTTCACCCCCAAGGATGTACTGGAACAGGCCGTGCGCAACGCCGACATCCTGGTGGTGGCGGTGGGTCGCCCGGGCATCGTGCCGGGCGAGTGGGTGAAGCCGGGTGCGGTGGTGATCGACGTCGGCATCAACCGGTTGGACGACGGCCGCCTGGTGGGCGATGTCGGGTTCGAGGCCGCAGCGCAGCGGGCGAGCTGGATCACCCCGGTGCCGGGCGGCGTGGGCCCGATGACCGTGGCCACGTTGATGCAGAACACGTTGGAAGCGGCGGAAGCCGGGGTCTGATCGGTACTACCGGCCGCTGGCCGGCACAGTGCCAGAGGGGTGGGATTCCTGCTGGCGTACAGGTGTCTGAGGGATTGTGCGGACCAACGGTCCGCACCCACCTAAGGCGGAGGATCTGGCCGGAAGGGCTGTTGGGGGGCCTGCTGTTGGTGGGTGCCGACCGTTGGTCGGCACAGTGCCAGAGAGTGGGATTCCTGCTGGGGTATAGGTGTCTGAGGGATAGTGCGGACCAACGGTCCGCACCCACCAAGGGCGGAGTGCATCCGCCAAGGGCAGTGATCCGGGGGCCCTGAACAGATCTTCGCCCGCGCGACACTGCGTCGCATCTACCCCCTGCCACAGGCCGCCAAAACAGGGTAAAATGTCGCGCTTCCCCACATCTCGGGTATGCCGATGCTGCGCATCCAGGCTGAAGCTCTCACCTACGACGACGTCTCGCTCGTCCCCGCTCATTCGACCATCCTGCCCAAGGACGTCAACCTCGAAACGCGGTTGACACGCGACCTGAAGCTCAAGCTTCCGATCCTGTCCGCGGCCATGGACACCGTCACCGAAGCACGCCTGGCCATCGCCATGGCACAGCTGGGCGGCATGGGCATCATCCACAAGAACCTGAGCGTGGAGCAGCAGGCCGCCGAAGTGGCCAAGGTCAAGAAGTTCGAGGCCGGCGTCATCCGCGACCCGATCACCGTCGGCCCGGAAACCACCATCCGCGACGTGCTGGCCCTGACCCAGGCGCGCAACATCTCCGGCGTGCCGGTGGTGGACGGCGGCGGCCAGCTGGTCGGCATCGTGACCCATCGCGACATGCGCTTCGAGACCGAGCTGGACGATCCGGTCCGCCACATCATGACCAAGA is part of the Stenotrophomonas lactitubi genome and encodes:
- the folD gene encoding bifunctional methylenetetrahydrofolate dehydrogenase/methenyltetrahydrofolate cyclohydrolase FolD; its protein translation is MTDSAPQLPARILDGRRIAEDLLDSLKVRVDARVAAGGSRPGLAVVLVGGDPASTVYVRNKRRAAEKVGIEAYDYDLPAGTTEAELLDLIDQLNADPKINGILIQLPLPGIPDARRLIQRIDPRKDVDGFHPENVGHLALREFGLRPCTPRGITTLLGHTDQPVRGRNATIVGVSNHVGRPMGLELLIAGCTVTSCHKFTPKDVLEQAVRNADILVVAVGRPGIVPGEWVKPGAVVIDVGINRLDDGRLVGDVGFEAAAQRASWITPVPGGVGPMTVATLMQNTLEAAEAGV